Genomic segment of Citrus sinensis cultivar Valencia sweet orange chromosome 7, DVS_A1.0, whole genome shotgun sequence:
CCCTGCCAAAGTTAATGTGAGCGTTcgattaaaagttaaaaaaacattaaattctatgaagGTAGGTACCTGTAAGAAGCGGCGCAAGGGTCGGGGAGGGCCTTTTGAAATGGGTCCTTGGTGGTTGGAGGAGTGGCGCCATGTAAGCTTGCCATTGCTTCCGCAAATGACTTTGCAGCCTGAAACCACGAGTTCCAAGAACCATAAGTCTGGATCTTTTTGCCAAAGCACAAACCCACCTGTTTCCTCGTTGCTCTTCACATTCACGCTTTTTTCAATATCCCCTTGGTGAAATTCTGACGCTGTGATTTTCATCTGACCTGTTACGCACATGCTGTGCACTGCGTTTAATGCGGCCTGCCCTCCTGTGGCCGCTATGTACTGTTGCACTATGTATTTCGCGGTTGAGGCTTGCTGATCATggcaaattattaaatttaatttgattttataaatatattattattattactaaatgCGCTAGCTacgattatttttatttttataagaattGGAGAAATCGgaactggaaaaaaaaattggactTTACTTACAATGGAACAATCTTTAACTGGCTTGTGAACAGAGTGGCCCAACTGAACCTGAAGAGGAATAAGAGGAGATCCAACAAGGTAAAGGAGGAATCGAAGCTCGTTAATGCGACCTGCAATGACTGGCTGTGACCATTTATCAGAAGTTTGAGCCTTCATCCATGTGGACAAATTTTGCCAACGTAATTGGACATTGCTACCCATGCTGGTGAACATTTCTTCTGGTATCGGTACCTCGAGGACCGTCTCAAGGCCATCTTCTTTCTCAATATTTGGACAAAGTTTCCTCATGCACGTAAATTCTAAAAGATTTgcagaagaagagaaagattCAAGAAGTTAAAGATCGACGATGAAgagttaaaaacaaaaatgcaaatttGTTAGAGAATGATTGATGGTTGCCTAAGGGCTCTCCTTCTTTTTAGGTGTCTTGTGGGCATGATTTATATACACCTaagatttgatttgattttttttttataagtttctaTTTTAAGGTACCAGTTAATATTTCTTAGTATGATTTTTCATAGgatgaataatataatacactTTCCTTGATATGAATAGATTATATCTCAAATTTCTAACATTTTATAtactatttgaaaaattttaaaatacataagaGATATGATATTAGCTATATAACAAACAAATGATATTATGACATGTGCTATTACAAGAAAACTGATAATAAATGACATATACTTTATGACAAATTCActtatatcataaaaatatgatgGACTCGTGATAAAATTATGGTctatcaaaaaattaacaatagaATTATGATAGAATTATTGtctataaaatatgtataatatTGTGGTGatagaaaatttctttatcaTAAACTTTGtgatagaaattaatttttaactatgCTTGAccgaattttaaaattttaacagataaaaaaaatgaaaaaaaaaaaaagcacatcGTTTTGGGTTAGTTTCtctaaaatacttaaaattttacaaagtgTTTACTCTCAGCACATAACACACTAGTCATCGTTACTCATGGCCTCATGCACTCTCAATCGACAAAACCCTAAAATGTGAAAGCTCAAAGCCTCACTCAAGCAAAACGCTATCATCTTTGTTCAAATCTACGAGCATTAATGATTTCGAAAggaatttatttatgaaaattttcaccGAATTGAGATTCCAGtagaaaattgattattattcgAATAGATTATGGGAAGAATGATTTCGTAAGAATGTTGTTTATGAACTTGTTTTCCAAACTGAAGTTGCAGGAGAAAGTGATAATTTGCAAACATTTTCTCTAAACTAAAGTTccaagagaattttttttttgtgaacttttttccaaattgattccggtttaaaattattttgtcaatttttcTCTGAATTGATGTTTCGGTAGACAGTTCATTGTTCTTTGAATTGATTCCGAAATGAtttagtagattttttttcgtCACTTTTCGAAAATTTTGCAAATAGCCATTTCGGGGAGAAagcaagaataaaaattattttttatcattagaGAGTATCATTAAAacgagaataaaaaaatatataaatgaatcTTACTAATAcagaacttttaaaaattactaaaataatataattactattataaaaaaggaaaaaaataattaaaaggattaaacaaatcaataaaattttattatgaaacaaaagttatctatatttcacttgtataataaaaaattacatttattatattttaaaacaaaatatctatatttcacttgtataataatatgttcattaccaatatttattttataatttacatttactatttattactaacttttatttcatagtaataattttttttttccacaacaactgtagcttaaaagttacagtacatcaatcccaaacgcaccctaagtACTTAGCAGTGAGAGTAatataccttttttttccGATGGTTATTAGTTTTCTTCTCCTCTTATGCTCTTGatgttcttattttttctaGAAATGATGGTTCCAAGTTTTCTTGACACTCTAGATATTTATGATATTCTTGGTATTTCAAATATGATAGTTGTAGGTATGATAATTCTGGCTGTTTCGAGTATTCGAATGTTTCGGATATTTTAAGCATTTTCAATGTTCCAGGTCTTATTTATTCCTAAACATCacttaatagaaattaattccaGAGGTTAAGTGTccgaattaattttcttttattatttaggaCACATGTCAATATCTAGTTCCCTTGAGAATTTGATACCTATAATTATTAGATATGTTAATTATTGAAACATTTGAGATAATTGACAAATTTTGAATGGTCCCAATTTggtcctaattttttttatcctcaAGACAgaataaagatgaattttGTCCATATTTATGTCTCATGAGCAATAACGACGGAAACGAGATTTTGAGTGCCGGTCCATCCCGCCCCGTTTGTCTTATCATGTAGCCTCTTTACTCGGATAGAACAAATAAACAACTCGCTGACAGGTGAAAACAAagtacatattaaaaaaaattataaaatggaaAATACCATACATAAAATTCTACTTATTTGCGTTCGAAGCATTGCTTCCGGGTTGAATTTCTATCCCACCATTGCTGTTTCGAGAGCGTCTGCTGAAGAGCAACTCCATTTCTTCCAGACTCTTGCCTTTAGTTTCCGGACAGaggaaatagaaaaagaaccAAGCAATCACAGCAATGCCAGCAAAAAGGAAGAAGGCTCCTCCTATTGTGATAGCTTTATACAACGAAATGAAAGTCATAGAAATTGTAGCATTCATAAGCCTGTTGACGGCAACTCCGATGGCTACACCCTGTGCTCTTAATTTTAAGGGAAAAATCTCAGCACTATAAACCCATGTGACTGGAGCAAgtccaattgaaaaaaatgctAGAAATGTGTATGTAGCAACAATGCTGAGAACAAGGGCCCACTTTGATTCGTGCTTTGAGGCTTCGGCCAAAGTCAAGCCAAAACCAACTGTTGAAAGCATTACAACCATTCCGGCTGTGCTTACAAGCAAAAGCTTTCTCCTCCCGACTTTGTCGAGTAAAAAAGTGGAGAAGGTTATGAACAAAGTCTTGGTAAGTCCGACGCCAATTGTGGCAAGCAATAACTTCTCCTTACTTTTGATACCGGCTTTCTTGAAAATTCTTGGACCGTACAACACAATGGCTTCAATTCCTGTTGCATGCTCAAAGAAATGTATCCCGATTGCAGCGACCAAAATCCTACGCACAGCGGGTGTAGGCCGTAAGAAAAGCTCTTTCCACACGCCTTTACCGCGACTGTGCTTGGAAGGCTTGAGATAGTCCTCGTTGCAATTGGGATCAAACCCAGCTGCAATCTTTATATCATGTAAACGCCTGTCAGCTTCTTCCGTAGAATTGCACACTAGCAAAAGCACTTTCTTGGCATCTCCCAAACGACCTTGCATCGCTAGCCACCTTGGAGACTCGGGCATTTTAATTATTCCAAAGGCTAATACAAGAGAAGGAATGGCTGCAACACCAAGCATCAGCCTCCAGCCGAGTTTTAAGGTCAATTTTGCGAAGAAATAGTTTGATATATAGCCGAGCAAGATGCCAATACTGATGCAAAGTTCCGGGAGAGACGTTAAGAAACCGCGAGATTTGGCGGACGAAATTTCGGCAGAGTAAACTGGAGCTATCATCAGGGCGAAGCCCACGCCAATTCCAGATATGCATCTTCCACCAAGCAACACCGCGTAATCTGGGCCATATCCCATTAAAACTGCACCAACCATGAAAATTACGGAGGCTAAAACAATTGTGTAACGTCGCCCGATGTAATCAGACGTTCTTCCGGCGAATAGGGAGCCCACGAGGGCACATATGTTGAGAATTCCCGCGAGAACTTCGACTTCGACGTCGTCGATTTTCAGTTCTTCCTTTATGAATATCATGGCCCCACTCATGACGCCGGTGTCTGAAAATGGAACGTTtcaatttatgattttgtctttttacaCATTTTGTCAAAGTATCATTACTCACACATACATATCCGAAAccgaagaatttttttttcaacataaaggAGAATATAAGACCCGAGTTATTAGTTTAAATATAGGAGGATTCAAAACTTTGTTgacagagaagaagaaaaagggcagaaaattattattattattattattatttcgttGAATTAATCATGAAAAATTGAACCCTCTAATTAAGTAAGTAaatagaagagagaaaaagagaaaatagtaCCATATCCGAAGATGATGGAGATCATAGAGGCAACAATAGAACAGGCACAAgcatatttattgaatttctgGCTCTCGCCATTAGCGTCCAAGTTATCTACCGCATGCACGACCATGGCTCTTTGTATTTTAGTTTCTCTATAATTCTAATGGTAAACTGCTGAGGCTAGCAGATTTATGTAGGACAGAAAGTGAACTTGAACTGCCTCGTTGGTGCCCACTCGTTAGGCCCCAAAACTGCAGGTCAAGTCTGGCTATACGGATTATGGTGGGACGTATATTGAGAGGGACTTCGTTTCGGCCGGTTGAAATGTTTTTTGGAATGCATTGTCTTATCTTATTCTTATTGGCTTGGCCTTTTCTGCGAAAATCGTGTGCATAGTATTTAATTCTAGATAAGGATGATTTCGAAATCTGACCTGTGATTTTCCATTCTCACGTGCGTTGACTCGCATCTTTAGAGTGGGGATCATATAGCCAATCCGTAATATTTAGGGAAGTAGTGACTAAAATTAAGCTTCACCGCATGTATCCATTAAATAGGTTTTATAAGGCCATGAAGAGCCAAATCCATCTTGGTATCGACCCAAATCCCCTATGAACCGGCATATTTAAGGtaaaaataactattattataaccTTTTTAGCAGGAATCCAACTGTGTGACAGTGAAACAAACAAagatacaattaattaattactgcAGGTTGGAGATTAAAAGAGGACCCATTCGATGCCCGTTTGCCAAATAATCTGATCAAAGTTTTTGAATTAAGATGCGAAGTAATCATTGAGATATTATCGCAATCACGATGAAAATTGAGAACTAAAAACAATAGAATAAGATAGATCAATTATGGTAAATGATTCGAATTCATCCAACATTGGTTGTGCTATTCAATTTGCTCACACACAAGATATCGAAGCAGGTGTTTATTGAGGAGGAAAAATCTAATAGAAAGTATTAATTCTGAGTTAGTGACATGACCAAATTGAATTTAGTTCTGTCTCTTACTTTATTATCATAAAGTCACAAATACATCGAACCCTACCATGTCAGAAGTAGGAAAGTGGTGGAGTAGACGAGTTGTGGATTATAAGCTAAGCCAAAAGTGATCGCAGTTCATAAATTCCATACACTGAGGCTCAATACAGACAAGATTCAAGCCAAAGTCAATCAATCATCGTTCAAATGCGTCATCGTCTCGCCACATGAAGTGAGAATgatcataaaaatatctttgtGAATCCAATAGGTATGATTTATTGTGCAAGTCTAAAATGGCGTTCAGTTTTTGATACACGAATCTAAAATGCGTTCACCATACAACTAACTCGGCGACGTGGCTATGAAAAATTGGAACAAAGCATATTACCTTTTTTAGAacaattattacatttttttagtgCACATTATCGGgtagtttaaattttgttttctacaaTTGAGATGACTAATCTATTTCGATCTTGTCACgatgaatttgattattttactaaattttcgtgatttcataaaaaattgtaatgcatattttctttctcttttatacTCCCTGATACCTTAATTTTCACATTCAattccaaaaaattataaaatatatcaaagaAACTACGTCAActgtacaaaaaaataaatgatattatgaCATATGTgcacttattttaaaaaaccatCACGCAaatgataattatattaaatttaattatacatgtaacgcatgcatcaattaattgtaatatatgaGAGCTATTGTAGAATTTATCCGCGACTTGTTAGCCCACAAAGCATTCACATAAATAAACTCTCAAGAGACGAAAATGAAATGTTTTAAATAGGAAAAGAAGTATAGAACTCACGCCTATCAATTAGCATGGGCTAAAAAAAGGTTTGTGGTACTCATGACTCATGAGTGCAACGGTTACCTAAACTTTGACCGCAATACGTGTACTTAATATCCTCTAGTTATAGgtacattattttaattctaattcttaacttaaaatattgacATAAATTTTGACTGATTAATCTCCTGCAATTTAATGGTGaataaattgacaaaatattattttaactttcaaTATTCATTAGATTGTGTAAGATAAATGACTTGAAATTTTgtgtcaaatttttaaataaaaaacttaagtTAGAGTAGTTCTGCTCATTAGATTTATATAGGTAGAATTATACGTGGTAGTGCTTTAACATATTTTGAAACACATACAACATTGAGTTGCTAggtctttttaaaattactataaataatcatatgtacctattaatttgtttttaatgttcTCTAACTCTTTTAAGAGAAAATGGTGATTACTCCCCTGATGTTTGGAGAAATCAAGTAAAATCTCTCTCATGCATGCTTTAAAATAAGTCCAAACCCTCTTGCAATTTTAATGgtgttaattttatatatcattttattattctacccctaatcttgaaattaattataaaatttaaatgttttgaGTATATAAGTCAAGCAAAATAACTTATATActcttaatattaaattaatttaataatgaattataaacTATGGAAAAATACAGATAATTGACATCCCACCCCCCTAAATCAATTTCTTCCcaccaaaattaataaaaacatccATGTCGTAATTTAGATACGATTCCTACTGTTATAAACtaacaatttatattttctttcataaattaaGGACATGTTAGGCTGTACTGTAAAAAGGTTAAGATAGTGCTCTTTTATCTTTTGGTTGAAAAAGAGGTTATGATAATATCTTAAATCGTTGTGATAAATTAACCTAAATTTGTCTCTTGCaggttgatttgattttcaaaatttgtagGCCAGATTCGATTGGGGAGTCAACTTGTTCTGTCTTGGTACAGATAGAGCTTTTGGTCGCAAAGTCCTATATCAGTATGAATCTCGTCTGCCAAACATGATTtgctttattataattaatcatgcgtttactttttagattagAATGAGAATTTTGGGATTAGAAGTATagagtgggagtgagagtaaggtgtttacttagactaaataaaagtatggattgtcaatcaaaattctaattatttgtttacttttttttggatttggagtaaattgttttaaattataattttatccttatgtaaagaattataatttgtaattaaaaaattaataaaaaatatatttgaaaaataaaataaatattttattttatttataaattagtaataattaataatattcttaattatgtaaatcataattttttattaattttaatttaaattgtgtgaataaaaattattaataatagcaatacaaatgaaacattactattgataatatagtacaaaattaatattttcttaaaataaaatatttattactattaattaaaaaaataattaatatttattaaaattaatgtttaatattattaatttaaatataatatttatttatttttatttttttaaaatttaataaaataaatatgttataattattatttttaataaatatgatattatttattttattaaatattatttatttattttaattatgagggTAAAAAGGGAAGagggggagtggattcccactcccacctccccccatgggagtgggaattccactccccactccaaaattaaATGGGACCTatggagtgggaatcccactctccccttaaaaatggTAAGTAAACAATGGAGTgtgaggaatccacactccacactcccactctagaaagtaaacactaccTAATAGTATGAGCGGCTCTCTCCCGTAGGCAGCTGCCCAATActcttctcaaaattttatttttaaattatagttatcaaattattattttatactttttatgaatttataattatcttttccattaacaaacaattaaatctCTACAGAATCTCCTTGTTAACATTAGAATTAACAATTctaatcatatttattatcacAAGATCTCTATTTagcaatataattaaaataatatatatttcatttaaaactaTATAAAAACCAAATGTGTGCTAAATTATTATCCATTAGTATTTTgttccaataaaaaaaaaatggtacgTTTAACACTTTGGTGCTTAAGGGGGAAAAAACTGCTTTCCCTAATCTACTGTTGgcttaaatgaaaaaaaaaaaaaagaatcaaatgtTTTACTTTCCATTAATTATTGTTGCTCAAAGCTtcaatttatgaaagttacaattttcaaatttgcaggttttattttcatattctcTTCTTAGTTGATAGTgtcatttaattgtttttatttctttaaaaatattatcatgttCATATGTTgttgttttatattaattatctaatataaTTGTTGCTTTTTTTACTCTTGTTtcactagaaaaaaaaaatctaccaGAAAATATGCATACAAAAagattcaaaaagaaaagaaaataatagaaaagtTAGTTCAATCTAAAAAAAGAGCTCtcgataaatttattaaaaatatatagtaaaaaaGATGTGAATTTGAGTGAagaatcataatattattaataatactaaaGACAATTGCCGATACAAAAAGAAgttcttcaaaattaaaattgaaaaaaaaaacttattcaAGAGCAATCATATCATAGGAAAGATCAAATAACTTATATTGTCCACTGAGAAAGATAAATTAGcaaaatcataatataaaaaatttgattaataattttacatctCAGAAAGTTAGAAagattgattttaaataaataattttttaataaaatcaatacatatattttaccttaatttttttggaaggtctaattaaaacaatttacctaaaaccaaaatatattattgagCTGCCTTTGATTAAtagtgataataaaattttgttaattattgctTACATTATTTCGataacaatattttgacatataAAAGCTGCTGTTTAGACACTTGTGATTAGCTGGTTGCtctggaaatttattaatttgttgaattaattaactaagACAACAACATTGGACAAATTACGAAACTCTCAAATTTCACCGTTCTTTTGTAAGTTAACGATTCTtcgggtttttttttttttaggtttaaaattgcagtgtttgataaatattagtaaaaattatatttgtcaaAGTCACGTCTactataatagattttgaaaagtatggGAGtagtaacttttcaaaatctaattttgataatcagttttttatttaatacaatttcatatacATCCTCAcatatgttataaaaattcaaaattattcttgTTCAAtcagagaaataaaaaatctttaagtttaaagagattattattactttcaattatattgataacaaaataaaaataaaattaataaaataaaatattttttaatcatcaattattttatgcacacaattaaaaataataatatatacatgtatataaattatatccaatattatattcttataatagtttaacaaaaagaattaccaaatatatatgactacttttaaaattcacagtatttttaaaaataaattttctacatgtatatatatatatatatttacaattaattatttttataaaacggttaacaataattattttaaaaccctaatttaGTTATGATACATGGAGATGTATTAATGATGGTTTTTACTATTTCTTTTCTAAACTGAAAACTCTAGAGAATTAAACACAGAGAAATAGTTTACAGACAaaaggtaaataaataatcatcacTCTTTTTTATGTATAATTATACGGATATATGCATCGTAATCCCGATGCAGGCTGGGGCCTACTGATATCAGGCTGGGGCCTACTGTTTAGGGAGGgctttgaatttcaaaagcacCTAGGCCCATAAGCTCACCCATTGATTGTACAAGAGTTTTCCAGCctaaaagatgagaaatactTTGACAACTGCAATAATGGTTTGTTGTTAGACAAAACTACATAAaagtatataaatttattttgtataaatttattttatattaattcattagttgaataaaaatataaaataataaaaataaatcatgcggattaagagatatttaatcCAACTAATTTAATCATGCTACATTAATTTTTacgaaaaaaatttatacaagaataTGTAACTATATTATTACTTTACACTTGTAAATCATAAACTCt
This window contains:
- the LOC102622711 gene encoding uncharacterized protein LOC102622711, whose amino-acid sequence is MRKLCPNIEKEDGLETVLEVPIPEEMFTSMGSNVQLRWQNLSTWMKAQTSDKWSQPVIAGRINELRFLLYLVGSPLIPLQVQLGHSVHKPVKDCSIQASTAKYIVQQYIAATGGQAALNAVHSMCVTGQMKITASEFHQGDIEKSVNVKSNEETGGFVLWQKDPDLWFLELVVSGCKVICGSNGKLTWRHSSNHQGPISKGPPRPLRRFLQGLDPRSTANLFLDASCIGEKVINNEDCFILKLETSPAIREAQSGPNYEIIHHTIWGYFSQRSGLLIQFEDSRLLTMKTKDGNDVFWETSTESVMHDYRYVDGINIAHGGRTRVTVFRYGEQSANHKRDMEEKWKIEDVDLNIWGLTKDHFMPPAGVRKQTENC
- the LOC102622409 gene encoding probable polyol transporter 6, translating into MVVHAVDNLDANGESQKFNKYACACSIVASMISIIFGYDTGVMSGAMIFIKEELKIDDVEVEVLAGILNICALVGSLFAGRTSDYIGRRYTIVLASVIFMVGAVLMGYGPDYAVLLGGRCISGIGVGFALMIAPVYSAEISSAKSRGFLTSLPELCISIGILLGYISNYFFAKLTLKLGWRLMLGVAAIPSLVLAFGIIKMPESPRWLAMQGRLGDAKKVLLLVCNSTEEADRRLHDIKIAAGFDPNCNEDYLKPSKHSRGKGVWKELFLRPTPAVRRILVAAIGIHFFEHATGIEAIVLYGPRIFKKAGIKSKEKLLLATIGVGLTKTLFITFSTFLLDKVGRRKLLLVSTAGMVVMLSTVGFGLTLAEASKHESKWALVLSIVATYTFLAFFSIGLAPVTWVYSAEIFPLKLRAQGVAIGVAVNRLMNATISMTFISLYKAITIGGAFFLFAGIAVIAWFFFYFLCPETKGKSLEEMELLFSRRSRNSNGGIEIQPGSNASNANK